From a single Fusarium fujikuroi IMI 58289 draft genome, chromosome FFUJ_chr03 genomic region:
- a CDS encoding related to mitochondrial cytosolically directed NADH dehydrogenase, with protein MSFLSGRKERIVVLGSGWAGYALAKTISPSQASRVLISPRSHFVFTPLIASTAVGTLEFRAAVEPCRKLGLTEFHQAWASDIDFANKTITVEANQRDGVTARSGKDLLKGLEFQVPYDKLVVAVGCYSQTFGVEGVKEHACFLRDATDARTVRLKVLQKFEQASLPSTSAAQRKRLLHFAVVGGGPTGIEYAAELHDLIHEDLAKLYPELMPHVAITIYDIAPKVLPMFDRNLAAYATNIFSRAGIKVKTEHHLEGIRRDDDVLLMRIKEEPEEVAAGVVVWSTGLMQNPLVGKLVGREVEGMGKIAKNCKTGGFAVDSHLRVQVEAQDSSGKQITKTLPDVYAIGDCANIQGESLPATAQVASQQATYLGKRFNAGTSSQGPPTAPFHFRNWGTMAYLGGWRAIHQKGSDELKGRAAWILWRTAYLTKSMSLKNKLMIPFYWLVTWIFGRDISRF; from the coding sequence ATGAGCTTTCTTTCAGGGCGTAAAGAACGCATCGTCGTTCTAGGCTCAGGCTGGGCTGGATATGCTCTGGCAAAGACAATATCTCCCTCTCAAGCATCTCGGGTTCTCATCTCTCCTCGCTCTCACTTCGTCTTCACCCCCCTTATCGCCTCAACCGCCGTTGGCACTCTCGAGTTCCGTGCTGCTGTCGAGCCCTGCCGTAAACTCGGTCTTACAGAGTTCCAccaggcttgggcttctgaTATTGACTTTGCCAACAAGACCATCACCGTTGAAGCTAACCAGCGTGATGGAGTCACGGCTCGCTCGGGCAAGGATCTGTTGAAGGGCCTCGAGTTCCAGGTCCCGTATGATAAGCTTGTAGTGGCTGTCGGGTGCTACAGTCAGACTTTTGGTGTGGAGGGTGTCAAGGAGCACGCATGTTTTCTAAGAGATGCCACAGATGCTCGAACAGTACGTCTAAAAGTGCTGCAGAAATTCGAGCAGGCTTCTCTGCCTAGCACAAGCGCGGCTCAGAGGAAGCGATTACTTCACTTTGCTGTTGTAGGTGGTGGTCCCACAGGTATCGAATACGCGGCTGAGCTTCACGATCTTATACACGAAGACTTGGCCAAGCTGTATCCCGAACTAATGCCTCACGTTGCCATCACCATCTACGACATTGCACCAAAGGTTCTGCCTATGTTTGATCGCAATCTGGCCGCATACGCCACAAACATCTTCAGCCGTGCAGGCATCAAAGTCAAGACTGAGCATCACCTCGAGGGCATTCGACGAGACGACGACGTCCTCCTGATGCGTATCAAGGAGGAACCTGAAGAAGTCGCAGCAGGCGTTGTCGTCTGGAGCACGGGTCTCATGCAGAACCCTCTGGTAGGCAAGTTGGTCGGACGAGAGGTGGAGGGCATGGGAAAGATCGCAAAGAACTGCAAAACAGGCGGCTTCGCTGTTGATTCCCATCTTCGAGTCCAGGTCGAAGCCCAAGACTCCAGCGGCAAACAAATCACAAAGACACTCCCGGACGTCTACGCAATTGGTGACTGCGCCAATATCCAAGGCGAATCACTTCCTGCCACTGCACAAGTAGCAAGTCAACAGGCTACATATCTCGGCAAGAGATTCAACGCCGGGACGTCTTCTCAGGGGCCTCCAACCGCCCCCTTTCACTTCCGTAACTGGGGTACAATGGCGTATCTTGGAGGTTGGAGGGCTATTCATCAGAAGGGTAGTGATGAGCTCAAAGGTAGAGCGGCGTGGATTCTATGGCGGACGGCGTATTTGACAAAGAGCATGAGTCTAAAGAATAAGCTCATGATTCCGTTTTACTGGTTGGTTACATGGATTTTTGGTCGAGATATCTCAAGGTTCTAG
- a CDS encoding related to UTP10-U3 snoRNP protein: protein MATALAAQLAQVAANSKSTLNVKAQKAAHSKSLIWEPRVAATQSYQTLYTTCFQGFEELCQLDARFAPFQSTIFSEESQNQDRTQLTASENEELDRRVEAFLRLAGSRLRLMPAIKSIEWLIRRFRIHEENTQALLLTFLPYHSIPAFATLLSILPSKIPHDFRFLGPYIRSVTSPPRHVLVREAIQHPSFLTLTSEYTLESCRMQYNYSALVSFWAGIMTEAVSGILDKTRSGRAAVQSENDQALLHRLGPVFAESLVMKKVPSIQIASYMAIAVFVAKGNLEDNAVTAFMDQTVYGWTNDTVRPALVCLAILAQYRSAKQMSSKTTKALMKVTDIGKLLVEIGQERRVDKLANGLCLALIERLAKKGDARGLATIITILSSSVLKDKQIAVIFKSLILTAHRLSDDNDEDGALRRELGSALIALSQSTGKSGDTIQSVIEEVKFDIEELEMKLDLSFRSRRLPDSIKDDTEISDDNNEKNVPQDLGSLLEELSSRSESLSPCLVPQPGEIFDEFSHIFFSVVSNSTQNEGLLSEFDLNPKLHRQTAFKDCTYFGFFVRIWSGPYPALARVAALDMTKKRLKVGDAGTADLQALLPYCISALSDPSKRVRQAAADLITVLTGLYTPPVPSTGLNLWGQQSLYGKSKEIMSLPSDVVAKVLHLQILPTVEECVMDPEHITAVLRTAIEQGKYQSKPNPALDKKDHLSQPGRLSFLQFLASHIVNTPLILVKSRLLKTVNEVRGVSTTTRTQLLLPVLQWWASLSEDEAAKLCSAERLEKSDMDNCFVDVVVPNDVAGLEFFLEFLRDPDQREKADLIRATFTRMKKMWSSMKPNVKSTAADQLLEISQEAAVSTDSKSVVSAEAADFLRNVRLTTDILHDFLQSIQTGTKMVTEPPPNKRRRTSSSGADRGLITQVTPELSQSLRKVTFVLQLVENSDPVEHPELLDGLFTALSELQHFRTVVGSELGYLQNLILRSLLAMMPAYKANKKLTIDSSGGYGDLLVNCIQRSSSPVVQNAALLLIASLATTAPNLVLHSVMPIFTFMGTSVLRQSDDYSAHVVSQTIKEVIPPLIDSLRQGQKSPIAGASDILVSFTTAYEHIPAHRRQGLFVALVETLGPQDFLHALISMLVDRYGASDALLQFIIELLNHFSIPTQLESLVKQLDLIADLFKAKPGISLVLLGVTDETEDKNKDVEAIALRQLSAFPSFLANKKLRAQIGGLMEKDDMEASRLRELYATLLENILVLADTVKANKTLHGRCGQALSNHLNLLSIGEFIKAVENLLDRPDMGLRQKVLRALEVRVEQESNTDPASRTALLAFLPQLTAGIRESTDIRYKHTAVTCVDKIAEKYGKKDIEAVVAAATTIAGEHCLGQSEERLRVMALLCLTSLVDVLQDAIVPVLPSVIPQAVEYLAESLRGDARDEELHVACYGFISALAQHLPYMLSTYVDRILEVSNRSAEIELDDDTKESRVDCLHFLARQLEAKEIFSAMDRNWDSARSAGFSAVAEYLDVLGLAIDKHPKSGISKNATLLSSILTKVFDLRRQEHAKGEIGEQDLLRLSALDASTNDKALKMIYKLNDAAFRPVFVQLMEWSSSGLSKSDRVGRSLRQYSVYGFLEAFFGTLKSIVTNYATYIVEDAVRILKSVDLKSPEERQLWSRVLRTLANCFEHDQDDFWQAPAHFSAVGPVLMEQFSHAGTVEVTEELIPTTVELASAADSQAHQKELNSALLKHLRSESAAVRLAAVKCEQALTDRLGEEWLSMLHEMLPRISELQEDDDEVVERETHRWIVKIEGVLGESLDAMLQ, encoded by the exons TCTGAGAATGAGGAACTGGACCGCCGGGTCGAGGCCTTCCTGCGCCTCGCGGGCAGTCGACTAAGGCTGATGCCTGCGATAAAGTCTATTGAGTGGCTCATTCGAAGATTCAG AATTCATGAGGAAAACACACAAGCCCTGTTGCTCACTTTCCTGCCTTACCATTCCATACCGGCCTTCGCTACCCTCCTTTCGATTTTGCCGAGCAAAATCCCTCACGACTTCCGCTTCCTCGGCCCTTACATTCGCTCCGTCACATCGCCCCCCCGACATGTTTTGGTCCGCGAGGCTATTCAGCACCCTTCATTTTTGACTCTCACATCCGAGTACACCCTCGAATCATGTCGGATGCAGTACAACTATTCCGCCTTGGTCTCATTCTGGGCCGGCATCATGACAGAGGCCGTCAGTGGTATCCTAGACAAGACGAGATCAGGCCGGGCTGCAGTTCAGAGCGAGAATGACCAGGCTCTGCTTCATCGACTGGGACCTGTCTTTGCTGAGTCCTTGGTCATGAAGAAAGTCCCTAGTATTCAGATTGCTTCATACATGGCGATCGCAGTGTTTGTCGCCAAGGGCAACCTTGAGGATAACGCTGTCACTGCATTCATGGACCAGACGGTCTATGGCTGGACTAACGACACGGTGCGGCCTGCTCTTGTATGTCTGGCTATCTTGGCGCAATACCGTTCTGCGAAGCAAATGAGCAGCAAGACCACAAAAGCGCTTATGAAGGTCACAGATATTGGAAAGCTACTTGTAGAGATCGGCCAAGAGCGGCGGGTGGACAAACTAGCCAATGGCCTCTGTCTTGCATTGATAGAGAGACTTGCCAAAAAGGGCGACGCTCGAGGTTTGGCGACTATTATCACTATTCTCAGCAGCTCGGTCCTTAAGGACAAACAAATCGCTGTAATCTTCAAGTCTCTTATCTTGACTGCGCATCGACTTAGCGATGATAACGACGAGGACGGCGCACTTCGACGGGAACTCGGTTCAGCACTGATTGCTCTGTCTCAGAGCACCGGCAAATCTGGCGACACTATCCAGTCGGTTATTGAAGAAGTCAAGTTCGAtattgaggagcttgagatgAAGCTCGATCTTTCATTCCGCTCTCGACGACTCCCCGATTCGATCAAAGACGATACAGAAATAAGTGATGACAATAATGAGAAGAACGTACCCCAGGATCTGGGTTCGTTACTCGAGGAACTTTCCAGCCGGTCCGAATCGCTCTCTCCTTGTCTCGTGCCTCAACCCGGCGAGATCTTTGACGAATTCAGCcatatcttcttttctgttGTTTCCAATAGCACGCAAAATGAGGGCCTGCTTTCCGAATTCGATCTCAACCCCAAGCTTCACCGACAGACCGCTTTCAAGGACTGCACGTACTTCGGTTTCTTCGTTCGCATCTGGAGCGGTCCCTACCCAGCCCTAGCTCGTGTTGCAGCTCTGGACATGACTAAGAAAAGGTTAAAAGTTGGCGACGCTGGAACAGCCGATCTCCAGGCTCTGCTCCCCTACTGTATCTCAGCACTCAGCGATCCTTCTAAGCGCGTCCGTCAAGCCGCGGCCGATCTAATCACTGTCCTTACTGGTCTATACACTCCTCCAGTTCCTTCTACGGGACTCAACCTCTGGGGTCAACAGAGCCTCTACGGAAAGTCCAAAGAAATAATGTCACTACCATCTGATGTTGTCGCCAAGGTTTTGCATCTTCAGATTCTTCCTACCGTTGAGGAGTGTGTCATGGACCCTGAACATATCACTGCCGTCCTTCGTACCGCAATTGAGCAAGGCAAATACCAGTCCAAGCCGAACCCTGCGTTGGATAAGAAGGACCATTTGTCCCAACCTGGAAGACTATCTTTCCTTCAGTTTCTAGCCTCACACATCGTCAACACACCATTGATTCTGGTAAAGAGCAGGTTGTTGAAGACCGTCAACGAAGTCCGAGGCGTCAGCACCACGACCAGAACGCAACTTCTACTCCCTGTTTTGCAATGGTGGGCAAGTCTTAGCGAGGATGAAGCAGCTAAGCTCTGCAGCGCAGAACGTCTAGAAAAGTCAGATATGGACAACTGTTTTGTCGATGTTGTGGTGCCAAACGATGTCGCAGGCTTAGAGTTCTTCCTGGAGTTTCTCAGAGATCCAGACCAACGAGAAAAGGCTGATCTTATTCGCGCAACTTTCACTCGCATGAAGAAGATGTGGTCTTCTATGAAGCCTAATGTCAAGTCAACGGCTGCTGATCAGTTGCTGGAGATCTCCCAGGAAGCAGCGGTCTCAACTGACAGCAAATCGGTAGTTTCTGCAGAGGCGGCCGACTTTTTGAGGAACGTGCGACTCACCACCGATATTCTTCATGACTTTCTTCAGTCGATACAGACTGGAACGAAGATGGTCACCGAGCCTCCACCTAACAAGCGCCGCCGAACTAGCTCTTCTGGAGCCGACCGTGGTCTCATCACCCAGGTTACTCCTGAACTCAGCCAGTCGCTGCGAAAGGTCACATTCGTTCTGCAGCTAGTCGAGAACTCGGACCCAGTTGAGCATCCTGAGCTCTTGGATGGCCTGTTTACTGCCCTCTCTGAGCTCCAGCACTTTAGAACAGTGGTCGGATCTGAGCTGGGCTACCTACAGAACCTCATTCTTCGAAGcctcttggccatgatgccaGCTTACAAGGCGAATAAGAAGCTCACGATCGATAGCTCCGGTGGGTACGGAGATTTGCTTGTGAACTGCATCCAAAGATCTTCGAGTCCCGTTGTTCAGAATGCTGCCCTTCTCCTGATTGCCAGTCTGGCCACTACTGCGCCGAACTTGGTCCTGCATAGTGTCATGCCCATTTTCACCTTCATGGGTACCTCGGTGCTTCGCCAAAGCGACGACTACTCTGCCCATGTTGTGTCTCAGACTATCAAGGAAGTTATTCCTCCACTAATCGACTCTCTGCGTCAGGGGCAGAAGAGCCCCATCGCTGGTGCCTCCGATATTCTTGTCAGCTTCACAACGGCATACGAGCACATCCCCGCTCATCGACGACAGGGGCTGTTTGTTGCCCTTGTCGAGACCCTCGGCCCACAAGACTTCCTCCACGCTCTTATCAGTATGCTGGTTGATCGATACGGTGCGAGTGACGCTCTGTTGCAATTCATTATCGAGTTATTGAATCACTTCAGTATCCCAACACAACTTGAATCGCTCGTCAAGCAGCTCGATCTTATTGCTGACCTGTTCAAGGCAAAGCCTGGCATCTCTCTCGTCCTCCTCGGTGTCACTGACGAGACTGAGGACAAAAACAAGGATGTCGAAGCCATTGCTCTCCGACAGCTATCGGCCTTCCCTAGCTTCTTGGCTAACAAGAAACTCAGAGCGCAGATCGGAGGTTtgatggagaaggatgatATGGAggcatcaaggctgagggaGCTCTATGCCACACTTCTCGAAAACATCCTTGTTCTAGCTGATACGGTCAAGGCGAATAAAACTCTCCATGGCCGCTGCGGACAGGCTCTCTCCAATCATCTCAACTTATTGTCCATTGGAGAGTttatcaaggctgttgagaacCTGCTCGACAGACCTGACATGGGACTGCGACAAAAGGTCCTGCGTGCTCTTGAGGTTCGAGTGGAACAGGAGAGCAACACCGACCCAGCATCAAGGACTGCCTTGCTTGCTTTCCTTCCGCAGCTTACGGCCGGTATCAGAGAGTCGACCGATATACGATACAAGCACACCGCTGTTACATGCGTTGACAAGATTGCCGAAAAGTATGGAAAgaaggatatcgaggctGTTGTGGCAGCAGCTACAACAATTGCTGGCGAGCACTGCTTGGGGCAGTCTGAGGAGCGGCTCCGAGTTATGGCTCTCTTGTGCCTTACCTCGCTCGTGGATGTACTGCAAGACGCCATCGTACCCGTTCTGCCGAGCGTAATCCCGCAGGCTGTCGAGTATCTCGCCGAAAGCTTGAGGGGGGATGCTCGCGATGAGGAACTTCATGTTGCTTGTTACGGATTCATCAGTGCTCTGGCTCAGCACCTTCCCTACATGCTTTCGACATACGTTGATCGCATTCTGGAAGTCTCCAACAGATCGGCCGAGATCGAATTGGATGATGATACGAAGGAAAGCCGTGTCGATTGTCTTCACTTCCTGGCTAGGCAACTTGAAGCGAAGGAGATCTTCTCGGCTATGGACCGAAACTGGGATAGTGCCAGAAGTGCCGGCTTTTCT GCTGTTGCTGAAtatcttgatgttctcggCTTGGCCATTGACAAGCACCCTAAGTCTGGCATTTCCAAGAATGCCACACTACTGTCGAGCATCCTCACAAAGGTCTTTGATCTGCGACGACAGGAGCATGCTAAGGGTGAGATTGGTGAGCAAGATCTTCTGAGGCTCAGTGCTCTTGACGCCAGCACCAACGATAaagcgttgaagatgatctACAAGCTCAACGATGCGGCATTCCGACCTGTCTTTGTTCAACTCATGGAGTGGTCAAGCTCTGGATTGTCGAAGAGCGACCGAGTAGGACGCTCGCTACGTCAATACAGTGTCTATGGGTTCCTTGAGGCATTCTTTGGCACTCTTAAATCGATCGTTACCAACTACGCTACATACATTGTCGAGGATGCAGTCAGGATCCTGAAGTCGGTGGATCTGAAGAGCCCCGAGGAGAGACAACTCTGGTCAAGGGTACTACGGACCCTGGCCAACTGCTTCGAGCATGACCAGGATGACTTTTGGCAGGCTCCGGCCCACTTTAGCGCCGTTGGGCCGGTCCTGATGGAGCAATTCTCACATGCTGGTACGGTGGAGGTGACTGAGGAGCTCATCCCAACAACAGTGGAGCTGGCCTCGGCGGCAGATTCACAGGCTCACCAGAAGGAGCTCAACTCTGCCCTCCTGAAGCACCTGCGATCCGAGTCTGCGGCAGTGAGACTTGCCGCGGTCAAGTGTGAGCAGGCACTGACAGATCGTCTTGGCGAAGAGTGGCTGTCTATGCTGCACGAGATGCTGCCTCGCATCAGCGAGTTGcaggaggacgatgacgaggtAGTTGAACGGGAGACACACCGATGGATAGTTAAGATTGAGGGAGTGTTAGGAGAGAGTTTGGATGCCATGCTACAATAG